CCGGTGTACGGGCCGGCGAGGGCGACCGAGCCGACCGGGACCTTGGTGCGGGGCGTGTCACGGCGCGGTACGTGCAGCCGCTCGGGCAGACCGGTCAGATAGCCGAAGCCCGGTGCGAAACCGCAGAAGGCGACGTGGAATTCGGTGGCGGAGTGCAGCCGCACCACCTCGTCGGGGGTGACGCCCCACAGGGCGGCGACATCGGCGAGATCGGGGCCGTCGTAGCGGACCGGGATCTCCACGGTGGGCCGGTCGCCGGCGGTGAGCGGCGGAATGTCCCAGGCGGCGAGTTCGGCGATGAGCCCACGGGGGTCGGCGAGGCCGTCGAGGAGTACCGTACGGGCGGCCGGCACGATCTCGCGCAGCGGCGGCAGGGCTCCGTCGGCGGCCCGGCGCAGCAGTTCGGCGTGCAGCGCCTCGACCTCCTCGGCGCTGTCCAGCTCGATGAGCAGCCCGTGTTCACCGACCGGCAGCGGCCTCATACGAAGCTCCGTACGTGGACGCCGGCCGCGGTCAGCTCGGACCGGACCCGCCGGGCGAGGTCCGCGGCTCCGGGGGTGTCGCCGTGCAGACACAGCGAACGGGCCGTGATGCCCACGCGCCGGCCGTCGCGGGCGGTGACCGTGTGGTCGCGGGCCATCCCGAGGGCGCGCTTGACGACCTCGTCGGGGTCGTGGATCACCGCGCCCGGTTCACGGCGCGGTACCAGAGTGCCCTCGGGGGTGTAGGCGCGGTCGGCGAACGCCTCGCCGACGACGGGGAGTCGGGCCTCCCGGGCGGCCTCGTGCAGCTGGGAGCCGGGCAGGCCGAGGACCGGCAGCCCGCCGCCCGCGGTGCGGATGCCGTCGATGACGGCGCGGGCCTGCTCCGCGTCGTGGACACAGCGGTTGTAGAGCGCGCCATGGGGTTTGACGTAGCCGACGCGGGCACCGGCGGCGCGCGCGAAGACCTCCAGGGCACCGATCTGGTAGGCGATCTCGGCGGCCAGCTCGTCCGGCGGGACGTCCATCGCGCGGCGGCCGAAGCCGGCCAGATCGCGGTAGGAGACCTGGGCGCCGATGACCACACCGCGCTCGGCGGCCAGTTCGCACACCCGGCGCATCGTGGCCGGGTCGCCGGCGTGGAAGCCACAGGCCACATTGGCGCTGGTGACGACGGAGAGCAGCGCCTCGTCGTCGGTGAGCTGCCAGCGGCCGAAGCCTTCCCCGAGGTCGGCGTTGAGGTCGATGACGGGAGGGACCCCCATGCTGCGCTCGCTCATGCCGAAACCTCGCTCCGCTCGGCCCCGCATTCGCGTGGCGCGCACCTCTCGATGATTTGCTCGCTGCGCTCGCTCATGTATGTCCGTTCCAGAGGTGCTCGGGGCCGGCCGTGCGCGGTGGGCGGCGTGCGGGGTCCCGTGTGCGGGCAGGGGCGGGCGGGACATTCCGGCCGGCCCGTATCCGTAGTGACTCTCCCCCGAGGGCACTCGAGCCGACCGGCGTCGAGGACAACGTAGAGGATCGTTCAACGATCCGACAAGAGGTGTGTGCCATCCGTTTGAGGGTGCGTTGTTTTGTCCTCCTGTCTGGGATTGACTTTCGCTCCATGACACCGGAGACGGCCCGAAGTCGCCGCCCGGTACGGCGCGAGAGCGGGGAGCGGAATGTCCGGCGGAGTGGCGAAGAACGATCAGGGGCGGCTCACCGAGGTCTCGGGCCTGGAGCGGGACCGCCCCCTGCTGGGCCGCTCCAGCACGGCCGAGCGGGTCGCCGACATCCTGCGCGACCGGATCACCGAGGGCTACTTCCCGCCCGGCGCCCGGCTCTCCGAGGAGAGCATCGGGGGTGCGCTGGGCGTCTCGCGCAACACGCTGCGGGAGGCGTTCCGGCTGCTGACCCATGAGCGGCTGCTGGTGCACGAGCTCAACCGCGGGGTGTTCGTCCGGGTGGTGACGGTCGAGGACCTGGAGGACATCTACCGGGTGCGCACCCTCGTGGAGTGCGCGGCGGTACGGGGGCTGGGGCAGGGCCCCTACGGAGCCGGTGTGACCGAGGCCATCGCGGCGATCGAGGCCGCCGTGCAGGCCGGCGAGGCCGCCTCGGCGGACCGGGAGTGGCAGGCGCTGTCCACGGCCAACATCCGCTTTCACCAGGGCATCGTGGCCCTGGCGGGCAGCCCGCGCACGGATGAGCTGATGCGCGGCGTGCTCGCCGAACTCCGGCTGGTCTTCCATGTCATGGCCGACCCCCGGCGTTTCCACGCACCCTATTTGACCCGTAATCGCCAGATTGTCGAGGCGCTGCAGGCGGGGGATGCCGCCGAGGCCGAGCGGCTGTTGCTGTCCTATCTGGAGGACTCGCGCAGCCAGCTGTCGGGGGCGTACGCGCAGCGCATCGCCGAGGGGTGAGGGGTGGAGGGGGCCGCCGCGAGAGCCGCCCCGGGAAGTGCCGCAGATCTGTTGGTGCAGACCCCTTGTCGGATCGTTGAACAATCGCCTAGCCTCCGCTGCAATCTCTTCAACTCCTCACGGGCCCTGTGGGGTCCCCGTACGCGGAAGGCGGATCCATGATCGTGCTCCTCGGCGTGCTCGTGGTCGTGATCGGCTTCGCCACGAAACGCAATCCCTTGCTGGTCGTGGGGGTGGCCGGCATCGCGACCGGCCTCCTCGGAGGGCTGTCGCCGGGCAAGGTGCTCGCCGCGTTCGGCGAAGGCTTCGCCGGCAGCCGGGCGGTGACGATCTTCGCGATCACCCTCCCGGTCATCGGCCTCCTGGAGCGCTACGGCCTCCAGGAGCAGGCCCGTAACCTCATCGCGCGGTTCGCCAGGCTCACCACGGGCCGCTTCCTCGCGCTCTACCTGGGGCTGCGGCAGATCGGCGCGGCAGTCGGGCTGACCAATGTTTTCGGCCACGCCCAGACCGTCCGCCCGCTGGCCGTCCCGATGGCCGAAGGTGCCGCCGAGCGGAAATACGGCAAACTCCCGGACCGGACACGGGAGAAGGTCCGTTCGTTCTCCGCCAGCGCGGACAATGTCGGCCTCTTCTTCGGCGAGGACGTCTTCCTCGCCGTCGGCTCGATCCTGCTGATCACCGGCTTCGTCAACACCACCTACGGCACCCACCTCGAACCGCTGCAGCTCGCGCTGTGGGCGATCCCCACCGCCGTGTGCGCCTTCGTGGTCCACGGCTGGCGACTGCTGCGCCTGGACCGCCAGTTGGAACGCGAACTGCTCACCGCAAACGTCCGCGACACCGCCGCAGTGGAGGCCGCCCAGTGATCAAGGCAGAGTGGTTCTACTGGCTGGTGGGCCTCAGCTTCCTGGTGATGGCCGCCCAGATGGTCACCGACCGCAGCAACCCCAAGCGCTTCGGCACCGGCGCCTTCTGGGGCCTGATCGGCGCCGGCTTCATCTACAGCAGCTGGGTCGTCACCAAGCAGGCACCGGCCGAGCCCCTGGGCGTCGCGGTGCTGGTCATGGCCTGTCTGGCCGGCTTCGGCTTCACCGGACGCGGCACCCCGCGCACCACCACCCCTGAGCAGCGCGCCGCCAGCGCCGCCAAGCTCGGCAACCGGCTGTTCGTCCCGGCGCTCACCATCCCGGTCGTCGCGATGGCCTGCGCCATCGGCGTCAAGCACGTGACCATCGGGGGCGAGCCGCTCCTCCAGGAGGGCAGCGAGACCATCCTGGGCCTCGGTATCGGAGCCGTCGTCGCCCTCGTCGTCGGCATGATCATCCTCCGCGAGAAGCGGATCTCGGTGCCGGTGCAGTCCGGCCGTTCCATGCTGGAGGCGATGGGCTGGGCCATGCTGCTGCCGCAGATGCTGGCCACGCTGGGCGCCATCTTCCAGGTCTCCGGCGTCGGCGACCAGGTCGGCAAGCTCGCCACCTCCGTCCTGCCCGAGGACTCGCTCTACATCGCGGTCGTCGTCTACTGCGTGGGCATGTTCGCCTTCACCATGATCATGGGCAATGCCTTCGCCGCCTTCCCCGTGATGACCGCGGCCGTCGGCTGGCCCGTCCTGGTCGGGCACTTCGACGGCAACCCCGCCGCCGTGCTGGCCATCGGCATGCTCGCCGGATTCTGCGGGACCCTCGTGACCCCCATGGCCGCCAACTTCAACATCGTCCCGGCGGCGCTGCTGGAGCTGAAGGACCAGTACGGGCCCATCAAGGCACAGCTGCCCACTGCGGGTGTGCTGCTCGGCTGCAACATCGTGATCATGGCGCTGTTCGCCTTCTGAGCGGGCACCGCACCGCGCGCCGCGACCCCTCCGGGGTGCGGCGCGCGGGCGCTCACCCGCTCCCTCCCCGCTCGACCAGTCGCACCAAGGATGACCGAATGACCCGGGTACTGCTGACCGGATTTGCACCCTTCGACGGCGAATCCACCAACCCCTCCTGGCAGGCGGTCCGCGCCGCCGCGGACGCACCGCCCGCCGGTATCGAGGTGTCCGCCGTCGAACTGCCCTGCATCTACGGAGCGTCGATCGCGGTGCTGCGCGCCGCGATCGAGGAGACCCGCCCCGAGATAGTGGTGTGCGTCGGCCAGGCGGGCGGCCGGCCCGACATCACCGTCGAACGCGTCGCCCTCAACGTCGACGACGCCCGGATCCCCGATGCCTCGGGCGCCGAACCCATCGACGAGGCGATCGTGCCCGGCGGCCCCGCCGCGTACTTCTCCACCCTGCCGATCAAGGCATGTGTGGCGGCCGTCCGCGCCGCCGGACTGCCCGCCTCCGTCTCCAACACCGCGGGCACCTTCGTCTGCAACCACGTCTTCTACGGCCTCGCCCACCTCATCGCGACCGAACTGCCCGATGTACGCGGCGGATTCGTCCACGTCCCCTACACACCGGAGCAGGTCGTCGACCGCGCCGAGCCGTCGCTCCCGGCCGACGCGGCCGCCCGGGCCCTGCGTGAGATCGCCCTCACCGCCGCGCGCACCCGCACCGACATCCGCGTCGCCGGCGGGGCCACCCACTGAGACCGGCACCCGTGCCCACGGGACCTGGCCGCCGGCCACCGCGCGCCACGCCGTAGACTGTCGCGTCGTCCCGTGAGCGGTCCGTCAACGGATCCACCAGCGGTTCCACCCATGAGCGGATCCGCGCCGTTTCGTCCGTTGTCAGTGCGAGCGCCTACTCTGTGCGACGTGACTTTTCCCGCCCCGGGGGCCGCTGCGCCCCAGCTCAACGGCCCTCACCGGCCTGCGCCGGGCCCGGCCGCCGACGAAGGCCTGGCCCGTCGGCTGCGTGCCCTCGCATGCACCGCGCCGCTGCACGACCTCGACGTGCGCAAGGCCAACCTCGCGGGCGAGTACGGCGTCTACGCCATGGCGGAGGTGGCGCTCGCCGTCATCGATCTCGTCACCCTCAACATGGACTTCGACACCGGCGCCGACCACGAAGAGATAGTGGCGAAGGTGCTCCCCCGGGTCGCCGCCCAGGCCCCCCACCGTCCTACTGGCCAGCATGAGCGGGTGGCCCGCTGGGTGCTGGAGAACCTGATCAACGTCGGCAGCGTGGACCGCGGTTTCCGTGCCGTCTACGGCACCTTCAACACCGAGGGCGAGTACGTCCGCCGCGACTACGACTTCAAGCTCATCGAAGAGGTGCCCGGCGCCGGCGGCAGCGTCTTCCTGCGGGCCACCGACGAAGCGGTCAACGTCCTGGTCGGCGCGCTCGACACGGACGTCACCAGCGCCCAGATCGCCGCCGAGGTCAAGCTGGAGGTGCTGATCAACCGCGGCCGGCTGGCCGACGCCCAGCTCGCCGCCGAGCAGGCCCGCTAC
This genomic stretch from Streptomyces nigrescens harbors:
- the pxpB gene encoding 5-oxoprolinase subunit PxpB → MRPLPVGEHGLLIELDSAEEVEALHAELLRRAADGALPPLREIVPAARTVLLDGLADPRGLIAELAAWDIPPLTAGDRPTVEIPVRYDGPDLADVAALWGVTPDEVVRLHSATEFHVAFCGFAPGFGYLTGLPERLHVPRRDTPRTKVPVGSVALAGPYTGVYPRSSPGGWQLIGTTGTVLWDPRREPAALLAPGTRVRFVPQETA
- a CDS encoding LamB/YcsF family protein yields the protein MSERSMGVPPVIDLNADLGEGFGRWQLTDDEALLSVVTSANVACGFHAGDPATMRRVCELAAERGVVIGAQVSYRDLAGFGRRAMDVPPDELAAEIAYQIGALEVFARAAGARVGYVKPHGALYNRCVHDAEQARAVIDGIRTAGGGLPVLGLPGSQLHEAAREARLPVVGEAFADRAYTPEGTLVPRREPGAVIHDPDEVVKRALGMARDHTVTARDGRRVGITARSLCLHGDTPGAADLARRVRSELTAAGVHVRSFV
- a CDS encoding GntR family transcriptional regulator, with the protein product MSGGVAKNDQGRLTEVSGLERDRPLLGRSSTAERVADILRDRITEGYFPPGARLSEESIGGALGVSRNTLREAFRLLTHERLLVHELNRGVFVRVVTVEDLEDIYRVRTLVECAAVRGLGQGPYGAGVTEAIAAIEAAVQAGEAASADREWQALSTANIRFHQGIVALAGSPRTDELMRGVLAELRLVFHVMADPRRFHAPYLTRNRQIVEALQAGDAAEAERLLLSYLEDSRSQLSGAYAQRIAEG
- a CDS encoding DUF969 domain-containing protein — translated: MIVLLGVLVVVIGFATKRNPLLVVGVAGIATGLLGGLSPGKVLAAFGEGFAGSRAVTIFAITLPVIGLLERYGLQEQARNLIARFARLTTGRFLALYLGLRQIGAAVGLTNVFGHAQTVRPLAVPMAEGAAERKYGKLPDRTREKVRSFSASADNVGLFFGEDVFLAVGSILLITGFVNTTYGTHLEPLQLALWAIPTAVCAFVVHGWRLLRLDRQLERELLTANVRDTAAVEAAQ
- a CDS encoding DUF979 domain-containing protein — protein: MIKAEWFYWLVGLSFLVMAAQMVTDRSNPKRFGTGAFWGLIGAGFIYSSWVVTKQAPAEPLGVAVLVMACLAGFGFTGRGTPRTTTPEQRAASAAKLGNRLFVPALTIPVVAMACAIGVKHVTIGGEPLLQEGSETILGLGIGAVVALVVGMIILREKRISVPVQSGRSMLEAMGWAMLLPQMLATLGAIFQVSGVGDQVGKLATSVLPEDSLYIAVVVYCVGMFAFTMIMGNAFAAFPVMTAAVGWPVLVGHFDGNPAAVLAIGMLAGFCGTLVTPMAANFNIVPAALLELKDQYGPIKAQLPTAGVLLGCNIVIMALFAF
- the pcp gene encoding pyroglutamyl-peptidase I codes for the protein MTRVLLTGFAPFDGESTNPSWQAVRAAADAPPAGIEVSAVELPCIYGASIAVLRAAIEETRPEIVVCVGQAGGRPDITVERVALNVDDARIPDASGAEPIDEAIVPGGPAAYFSTLPIKACVAAVRAAGLPASVSNTAGTFVCNHVFYGLAHLIATELPDVRGGFVHVPYTPEQVVDRAEPSLPADAAARALREIALTAARTRTDIRVAGGATH